Proteins encoded together in one Solanum lycopersicum chromosome 7, SLM_r2.1 window:
- the LOC101262936 gene encoding uncharacterized protein: MDLDTKTHQRTAAVTSSSTKTELFICFTSRLSSSSSLSSSMKFSKSILSPGRARDGPLSLPISLSRRLRANGSLKGGQASPMFPSTGKKRGSGFENPEPTSPKVTCIGQVRVKTKKKVKQTRSLSKRRSGSGEVSFRKIEQAQVSEAFNQTDDRLLLRNQRYSQGNSSVHYQQQECVSHRNQRWVHLPLTICEALRAFGAEFSCLFPCRSSCFSTNQRVKEEKGGENNEHTSCGAVFARWLVAVQDGEGGKRRDIELVVASGEEERTEEARCSSTMRSSRRHVFEDIEFKDEIVEMESGGGRVSVCIPPKNALLLMRCRSDPLKMADLTNRFRESPVLKHYDEEEDEQEDVGELEKFGEIKRMEILDYQIREPSNDVESTGKLCKMPGETSLSVDLNEVEENPEEIEEERKHETCELAAEKMEEEHDRIECFVGEVEEYLEQPVQMVNHTEDNEEIGSNHAEEIAEGGEKLTISPRLSLSESSNRRSMKIDEEELELVTEEAALEEEEERFKLTVMKEIEEILMLGKVEMNSTTPQQEDEQIEAEKQIEQPKEPENEEKESVLPECLLLMMCEPKLSMEVSKETWVCRRDFLRWLPERKQHTKPPKKEIPEELPKRRRSTDTKPTEHRNKHLLQPPRSSCSLPAATGMSMATMIEQKLVNAAAYEPFVLTRCKSEPMRTAAAKLTPENCCWKNRKIEPHRPATFGVGAAGVGF; the protein is encoded by the coding sequence ATGGACTTAGACACCAAAACCCATCAACGCACAGCAGCCGTTACAAGCAGTAGTACTAAAACTGAGCTTTTTATTTGCTTTACTTCtcgtctttcttcttcttcatctttatcTTCTTCCATGAAATTCTCCAAATCAATTCTTAGTCCTGGTCGTGCACGTGATGGGCCGCTTTCTCTTCCCATTTCTCTTAGCCGGAGACTCAGAGCAAATGGGAGCTTAAAAGGTGGTCAAGCTTCTCCGATGTTTCCGTCCACCGGGAAGAAACGTGGGTCGGGTTTTGAAAACCCGGAACCTACTTCTCCGAAGGTTACTTGTATTGGTCAAGTTCGAGTGAAGACGAAGAAGAAGGTGAAACAGACACGGAGTTTGTCGAAGAGAAGAAGTGGAAGCGGTGAGGTGAGTTTTAGAAAAATAGAGCAAGCTCAAGTCAGTGAGGCATTTAATCAAACAGATGATAGGCTATTGTTAAGGAATCAGAGATACTCACAAGGGAACTCGAGTGTGCATTATCAGCAACAAGAATGTGTTTCTCATAGAAATCAAAGATGGGTTCATCTTCCATTGACGATATGTGAAGCTTTGAGAGCTTTCGGTGCTGAGTTTAGCTGTTTGTTCCCTTGTCGTTCGTCGTGTTTTTCGACGAACCAAAGGGTAAAAGAAGAGAAAGGAGGGGAGAACAATGAACATACATCGTGTGGGGCGGTGTTTGCTAGATGGTTAGTAGCAGTGCAAGATGGGGAAGGAGGGAAAAGAAGGGATATTGAGTTGGTGGTAGCGAGCggtgaagaagaaagaacagAGGAGGCGAGGTGTAGCAGTACAATGAGGAGTTCAAGAAGACATGTATTTGAAGATATTGAATTTAAGGATGAGATTGTTGAAATGGAAAGCGGAGGAGGTAGAGTGAGTGTTTGTATTCCGCCGAAAAATGCTCTGCTTCTTATGAGATGCAGATCCGATCCTCTGAAAATGGCTGACCTTACTAATCGGTTCAGGGAGTCACCTGTTTTGAAACATTATGACGAGGAGGAAGACGAACAAGAAGATGTTGGAGAATTGGAAAAATTCGGAGAAATTAAGCGTATGGAAATCTTAGATTATCAGATACGTGAACCAAGTAACGATGTTGAATCAACGGGGAAATTGTGCAAAATGCCTGGTGAAACTAGTCTTTCGGTAGATCTCAATGAAGTCGAAGAGAATCCGGAGGAAATAGAGGAAGAAAGAAAGCATGAAACTTGTGAATTAGCCGCAGAAAAAATGGAGGAAGAGCATGACCGAATAGAGTGTTTTGTAGGCGAAGTCGAAGAGTATCTTGAACAACCAGTCCAAATGGTTAATCATACGGAAGATAATGAAGAAATTGGAAGTAACCATGCTGAAGAGATTGCGGAAGGAGGAGAAAAACTGACCATTTCGCCTCGTTTATCGTTATCAGAGAGCTCGAATAGACGAAGTAtgaaaattgatgaggaagaaCTAGAACTAGTAACTGAAGAAGCTGCattggaagaagaagaagaacgaTTCAAGTTAACCGTAATGAAAGAGATTGAAGAAATACTAATGCTGGGTAAAGTAGAAATGAATTCGACAACGCCCCAACAAGAAGACGAACAAATTGAAGCAGAGAAGCAAATTGAACAACCCAAAGAGCCTGAAAACGAAGAAAAAGAATCCGTTTTACCAGAGTGTTTGTTACTAATGATGTGTGAACCGAAGCTATCAATGGAAGTTTCGAAAGAAACATGGGTGTGTAGAAGGGATTTTCTCAGATGGTTACCCGAAAGAAAACAACACACCAAACCACCCAAGAAAGAGATCCCCGAAGAACTACCCAAAAGGCGGCGAAGCACTGACACTAAACCCACGGAACACAGGAACAAACACCTATTACAACCACCAAGATCATCGTGTTCTTTACCAGCAGCCACGGGGATGTCCATGGCTACTATGATTGAGCAGAAACTAGTGAATGCAGCAGCTTACGAGCCGTTTGTATTGACAAGATGCAAGTCGGAGCCAATGAGGACAGCGGCAGCTAAGCTGACCCCGGAGAATTGTTGCTGgaaaaacagaaaaattgaGCCTCACCGGCCAGCTACATTTGGCGTCGGGGCAGCTGGAGTCGGGTTTTGA